Below is a genomic region from Sulfitobacter guttiformis.
TCAGCCACATTGTGCAGGAAGGCCGCACGGATGTTTACGCTGGATTTGGACATGGTGTAAGTCAGCATAGCCGTCACCACATCAACAGCGAGCGCGATGCCTGCGATGACGACGATAATCCAACCCTCGACATCCTGCGGATCGGCAAAGCGCATCGCGGCCTCATAAAGTAGATAGAGGCCGATCACGATCAGTGTTGTGTAGTTAATGAGTGCCGCCACAACCTCGACCCGGCCATAGCCGAAAGTCATCTCCGCGTCCCGTGGCCGTCGCGCTATCTTGCGCGCGCCGAAAGCGATGATGAGCGAGATCGCGTCGGAGAAATTATGAAGCGCGTCCGCGATCAAAGCCAGCGATCCGGACATGATACCGCCTATGACCTGCGCGACTGTGAGCCCCATATTGACCGCAATAGCGGCAAACACGCGTCGGTCGCCCGCTTCGGGATCGACGTGATGATGATGGCCGTGCCCCATACAGGTAGCTCCTTTTGATTCGTTTCCTTCTCATGTAGATACGATCTACAGCGGCTGTAGCTTCAAGGGGCAAATGTGAAAGAGTATTCAATTGGGCAGATGTCGCGCCAGACAGGCGTGAAGGTGACAACGATCCGCTATTACGAAAGCCGCGGTCTGATCCCGTCACCTGCGCGCACGGAAGGCGGGCAGAGGCGATACGACGACGTCGCACTCGAACGGCTTGCATTTCTGCGCCATGCGCGGGAACTGGGGTTCGGGCTCGATGATGTCGCGGATTTGATGGCTCTGGCCGAAGAACCGACCGAAGATTGTGCGCCCGCACATGAGATAGCTCGAAAGCAGCTCGCGGCAGTGGACCGACGCATGACCATTCTTGCACAGCTTCGCAAAGAACTGGCGCGGATGGCAAACGCGGACGATAAAGGGCAAGCTGGGGATTGCCGCGTTATTCAGGTGCTCGGCGATCACCGTCTGTGCATCGGCGCGCATGAAGCACCAACAAACCCGTCTATGACAAA
It encodes:
- a CDS encoding MerR family transcriptional regulator translates to MKEYSIGQMSRQTGVKVTTIRYYESRGLIPSPARTEGGQRRYDDVALERLAFLRHARELGFGLDDVADLMALAEEPTEDCAPAHEIARKQLAAVDRRMTILAQLRKELARMANADDKGQAGDCRVIQVLGDHRLCIGAHEAPTNPSMTNSD
- a CDS encoding cation diffusion facilitator family transporter is translated as MGHGHHHHVDPEAGDRRVFAAIAVNMGLTVAQVIGGIMSGSLALIADALHNFSDAISLIIAFGARKIARRPRDAEMTFGYGRVEVVAALINYTTLIVIGLYLLYEAAMRFADPQDVEGWIIVVIAGIALAVDVVTAMLTYTMSKSSVNIRAAFLHNVADALGSVAVIFAGALILLYDWRLIDPIVTALIAGYILWQSFREIGPVIRILMLGSPPEIETEAVLHTVRGIDGVTGIHHAHFWQMDEHRAALDAHIVIAEGRWNDADAVKDRIKAALSDQFGIEHTTLELECARHACDDKSEFGGRGHGEEQHG